The following are encoded in a window of Gasterosteus aculeatus chromosome 5, fGasAcu3.hap1.1, whole genome shotgun sequence genomic DNA:
- the qrfprb gene encoding pyroglutamylated RF-amide peptide receptor, translating into MAAASTDSGQGSTKITPEALREMLQRYNLSRQEFINTYQIQPLVYIPELPYSAKTTFVIMYVVIFLLALAGNSLVIYIVVKKRAIQTATDIFICSLAVSDLLITFFCIPFTLLQNVSSQWFGGVLVCKAVPFVQTTAIVTGILTMTCIAVERYQGIVFPLKMRRQYSSKRAYNMLGLVWIASVIVGSPMLFVQQLEVKYDFLYDHYHVCCQESWRSLTHRQAYTTFIMVALFLLPLAAMLFLYTRIGIELWIRKRVGDSSVLSTMNHREVSKISRKKKRAVKMMITIVLLFTVCWAPFHTVHMLFEYHDLEVKYDGVTLNMIIAVVQAIGFFNSFNNPIVYAFMNENFKKSCVSTLSRCLRKPNLQRGAAVVPKASVQFIKPRSREAFPESGEGDGANQLSAEKGPSTSLQGKSTLERNEREKASTIQTDLAANSSSQVK; encoded by the exons ATGGCGGCAGCTTCGACGGATTCGGGACAAGGGTCCACCAAGATCACCCCCGAGGCGCTGCGCGAGATGCTCCAGCGGTACAACCTGAGCCGCCAGGAGTTCATCAACACGTACCAGATCCAGCCGCTCGTCTACATCCCCGAGCTGCCGTACAGCGCCAAGACCACCTTCGTCATCATGTACGTGGTGATTTTCCTGCTGGCCCTGGCTGGAAATAGTTTGGTCATCTACATAGTTGTGAAGAAACGCGCGATCCAGACGGCGACCGATATTTTCATCTGCTCTCTGGCGGTCAGCGACCTGCTCATCACTTTCTTCTGCATCCCGTTCACCCTGCTGCAAAACGTCTCGTCCCAGTGGTTCGGAG GGGTTTTGGTTTGCAAGGCAGTTCCCTTTGTGCAGACCACAGCCATAGTGACGGGCATCCTCACGATGACCTGCATCGCCGTCGAGAGATACCAGGGCATCGTCTTCCCGCTGAAAATGAGGAGACAGTACTCGTCCAAAAGAGCGTACAATATGCTAG GCTTGGTGTGGATCGCTTCGGTGATCGTGGGTTCCCCAATGCTGTTTGTGCAACAACTAGAG GTGAAGTACGACTTCTTGTATGATCACTACCACGTGTGCTGCCAGGAGAGCTGGCGCTCTCTCACTCACAGGCAGGCGTACACCACCTTCATCATGGTGGCTCTTTTCCTGCTCCCCCTGGCAGCTATGCTCTTCCTGTACACGCGGATTGGCATTGAGTTGTGGATCCGCAAGAGGGTTGGCGACTCGTCGGTCCTCAGCACCATGAACCACCGGGAAGTCAGTAAGATCTCCAG gaaaaagaagagagcCGTTAAAATGATGATCACCATTGTTCTGCTATTCACCGTTTGCTGGGCCCCGTTCCACACGGTCCACATGCTCTTTGAGTACC ACGACCTGGAAGTCAAATACGACGGAGTCACGCTAAACATGATCATCGCCGTCGTCCAGGCCATCGGCTTCTTCAACAGCTTCAACAACCCCATCGTGTACGCCTTCATGAACGAGAACTTCAAGAAGAGCTGCGTCTCCACCCTCTCCCGATGCCTGCGCAAGCCCAACCTGCAGCGCGGCGCGGCGGTGGTGCCGAAGGCGAGCGTGCAGTTCATCAAACCccggagcagagaggccttccCGGAATCGGGCGAGGGAGACGGAGCGAACCAGCTCTCGGCAGAGAAAGGGCCCTCGACTTCGTTGCAAGGAAAGAGCACGTTGGAaagaaacgagagagagaaagcctcCACCATCCAAACGGACCTCGCCGCCAACAGCTCCTCTCAGGTCAAATGA